From the Candidatus Ancaeobacter aquaticus genome, the window AGACTTTTTGACTTTCATAATATCTTCAGGCCGGCCGGCAGCGACAATATTCCCTCCGCGCGCACCGCCTTCAGGGCCAAGATCAATAATATAATCTGATGTCTTTATCACATCAAGATTATGTTCAATAACAATTGCGGTATTGCCCATATCAGTAAGCCTGTGCAGAACATCAAGCAGTTTTTGAACGTCCGCAAAATGAAGCCCTGTAGTCGGTTCATCAAGAATATAGATCGTTTTTCCGGTAGCTTTCTTTGATAGCTCTGAAGAAAGTTTTACTCGTTGCGCTTCACCACCTGATAATGTTGTTGCTGATTGACCAAGCTTTATATAACCGAGCCCAACATCACTCATAGTTTTCAATTTATCTTTAATTGCCGGAATATTCTTAAAAATCTGCAGTCCCTCATCAACCGTACAGCTTAATATTTCGTTAATGTTTTTTCCCCGGTATTTTACCTGTAACGTTTCACTATTGTACCTTTGTCCTTTACAGACCTCGCATTCAACATAGACATCAGGCAAAAAATGCATCTCAATTTTTATTATCCCATCGCCTTTACAGGCTTCACAGCGACCGCCTTTAACATTAAAACTGTACCGTCCGACACCGTATCCTCTCATCTTCGATTCAGGTAATCGTGAAAAGAGATCGCGTATATGAGTAAATGCACCCGTATACGTTGCGGGATTTGAACGAGGCGTTCTCCCAATGGGTGTTTGATCAATAACCGCTACCTTATCAACATGTTCTATCCCTTTAATCCCATCGTGTTTCCCGGGCTTTACCCGAGATCGATTAAGTTTTTTCTCGAGCCCTTTACGTAACACGTCATCAACCAACGTACTTTTTCCTGACCCAGAAACACCCGTTACCGCAACAAATACACCTAACGGAATACTTACATCAACATTTTTTAGATTGTTTTCACGGGCATTTTTTACAACAAGCTGCTTATCTGCATGGATCTTCCTTCGTTTCTTTGGCAATGCTATCTCAAGATCACCTCGAAGGTACTTGCCGGTAAACGATTCTTTTGATTTCAATATGTCTTGAAGCGAACCTTGCGCGACAATATGTCCTCCCGCGGCACCTGCCCCGGGCCCCAGATCAATGATATGATCAGCATCACGCATTGTTGCCTCATCATGCTCGACAACGAGTACGGTATTGCCCAGGTCACGCATACGCTTTAATGTCGCAAGCAGCTTTTCATTATCCCGCTGATGCAAACCAATACTCGGCTCATCAAGTATATAGAGCACCCCAACCAAACCCGAACCGATCTGTGTCGCAAGACGTATACGTTGCGCTTCACCGCCTGAGAGCGTACCGCTTTGACGGTCCAGCGTGAGATATCCTATCCCCACATTGGTCATAAAACCTAACCGTTCAGTGATTTCTTTTATAACTTCGTGCGCAATAGTTTTTTCCTGCGCGCTCAATTTTATTTTTTCAAAAAAAACTTTTAAATCCTCGACGGCAAGAGCGCATAACTCAACGATCGATTTTTCCTTTATTGTTACCGCGAGACTTTCAGCCTTTAAACGTGATCCTTTACAGTCAGGACAAACCGTTTCATTCATATAATCCATAAATTGTTTTTTAATATATGAGCTATCCGTTTCATGAAAGCGCCGTTCAAGGTTCGGTATAACGCCTTCAAATTCTATGTCCCTGTATTGCGGATAACCACCATGCCAGAACTGCACACTGATCTTCTGACCTTTACTACCGTACAGCACGATATCCTTCACTTCATCTGAGATATCTTTCCAGGGCATCAATAAATCAAAGCTGTAATACTCCGAAAGCCCTTTTAAAAGCCTGCGGTTATAATAAAGAAACGGTTTATCAACATACTGCCATGGATATATCGCGCCATTTTCAAGCGAAAGCTCTTTATTTGGCACAATAAGATCGACATCAATATTCATTCTCGTTCCGAGCCCATGACATGCCTGACATGCCCCGTACGGTGAATTAAACGAAAACATTCGTGGTGTAAGCTCGCTA encodes:
- the uvrA gene encoding excinuclease ABC subunit UvrA, producing MPIENIFIKGAREHNLKNIDLTIPRDKLVVITGLSGSGKSSLAFDTLFAEGQRRYVESLSAYARQFLAQMQKPEVDYIEGLSPAISIEQRTAGSNPRSTVGTTTEIYDYMRLLFARVGIPHCPKCGKKINKQSSQQIVDSIMALPQGTRLDILAPMIRGRKGEHQHVFDYIRKEGFVKVRVDSHVYDINEEIKLNKNVKHTIEAVVDRVVIKPEVRSRLTDSIEIGLKLGEGLLVLDVKNTKKEERYLSELNSCTDCGVSFSELTPRMFSFNSPYGACQACHGLGTRMNIDVDLIVPNKELSLENGAIYPWQYVDKPFLYYNRRLLKGLSEYYSFDLLMPWKDISDEVKDIVLYGSKGQKISVQFWHGGYPQYRDIEFEGVIPNLERRFHETDSSYIKKQFMDYMNETVCPDCKGSRLKAESLAVTIKEKSIVELCALAVEDLKVFFEKIKLSAQEKTIAHEVIKEITERLGFMTNVGIGYLTLDRQSGTLSGGEAQRIRLATQIGSGLVGVLYILDEPSIGLHQRDNEKLLATLKRMRDLGNTVLVVEHDEATMRDADHIIDLGPGAGAAGGHIVAQGSLQDILKSKESFTGKYLRGDLEIALPKKRRKIHADKQLVVKNARENNLKNVDVSIPLGVFVAVTGVSGSGKSTLVDDVLRKGLEKKLNRSRVKPGKHDGIKGIEHVDKVAVIDQTPIGRTPRSNPATYTGAFTHIRDLFSRLPESKMRGYGVGRYSFNVKGGRCEACKGDGIIKIEMHFLPDVYVECEVCKGQRYNSETLQVKYRGKNINEILSCTVDEGLQIFKNIPAIKDKLKTMSDVGLGYIKLGQSATTLSGGEAQRVKLSSELSKKATGKTIYILDEPTTGLHFADVQKLLDVLHRLTDMGNTAIVIEHNLDVIKTSDYIIDLGPEGGARGGNIVAAGRPEDIMKVKKSYTGIYLKEFLKKR